GACAAATAGGAGACTGAGGCCCTTGGACAGGTGAACAGGCCAGAGCCAGCAAGAAACAGTACTTAAGCCATCTCATTCCCAGGCCAGGGGTTCTTCAGCAAGGTCTTTGgagaatttagaaaaagaaaaagaagaatatgcCCAGGGCTCAACCCTAATACTCTCACCCAGTTGTCTGGAGTGAGGTCCCATcatcagtgattttttaaaaattccccaaaGTTGAGAATCACTATCCCAGAGCACATGTATTTTGACAGACTTCCCCTGGGGTTAATGATGAATTTATGGCCTCACTCAACAATGCAGACAGGATGACCTGGAAGTGGGCTttgggggagaggcagaaggacagAAGGGAAGCCCGTGTACCTCTGCTGGGAACACCAGAACCGGCTGCCCCTGGCTGAGCTCCACTCCACGTTGCATGGTGGAAACTTCTGCTTCTCTTTCAGTTCTTGTTTGTTTGCCTCCAAGCCTTTGGTGATCATAGCGTCTACCTGGGTCAGTTCTGGGGTAGGCAGCCCATCCTCTCCATAGAACCTTCCTATCACCCTTCCTGTGGTGAGAGGAAAGCTGATGTCAGGTAACAGTGGGGGAGGCACGAACAGAGGCTCGGCTTCTGCAGCTGTCGTAGTAAAGCTCGAGTTCCCAGGGTTTCTGCCTTCAGGGCTCTACAGTAGCCTGCTGGCTGCGTCTTTATTAAGAGCTAATTGGAGGAACTGGCGATGCCTTCTGTCCTGATGTCTCTCAGCATCTTATGCTAGGCCAGGCAGGGGCCTCCCTGTTCTAGAGTCCTCCAGTACGGAGGTTATAAAATCTTCTCCCTTCCAGACATCAGCTCCCCGAAAGTGGGACCACGTGTGACTCATTTTTCGATGTTCCACAGTGTTggaggcacacagtaggtgtttaataaatgcttgACGAATGAATGGCTTACTGCATGACATTTATGTGGCTCAGTTCTTCCCCACATTAAATTGTTTTGTGTTCTATAACGTAAATTAGTCATTCATTGAGTGTTCACTCAGTGTCAGGAGCTATGCCAGCACTTTCCCACTGTTTTGTAATCCTCGTAACACCCCTGTGAGAGAAATCAGTGTGACCATAGTCCTAGGAGAGAGACTGGGGGATTCAATAAGTGGGAAGTCTCTGAGGCCAGTGAGTGGGTCTGGCCCCCAGCTCATGCGCTCCCCTCCACCTTCAGTGGACACACTGAGTGGAAGCTGGTTTTAGTTTAAAATCCCTGTCCCACTTTGTAAGGTCTAAGCTTTGGCAGCGGCCAGCAAGTGGTCAGTGAGCATGTAGGCCAGAGCCAAGAAGGGGTCAGTTCTCCCTGGATGTAGGGACATTCATCTCCGAGTCCTGAAGTGCAAGTGACCTTCACAAGCAGCCCTTCAGAGGccaggagaagcagcagaaagcacTTCTAGGTCTGACCCAGTAGGAGGCGGCAGCAGTATATACGTGCCCCGGCTGTCTGTCCAACCTCATgagtctctgagaactgagatcCTGGGTCACATTCACAGACCCAAGATTCAGTTCATCTTCTCACTTCCAACTCCTATCCTGACTTTTCCGATTCTTTTTGTCACTTTTGCCTTGGAGCCGTGCATCTCTCTGGCTTAGGAACCTTGGGTCTCTGACTCCTCCCCCTTCACAGACAAATGTACACCTCCTTCGTTCACATCTAACCCACTAGCGAATCATGTCGGTCCAACTTTGAAAAACACCCCGATTCTGTCCATTTCGTTCCATCTCCACTGCTACCACCCTGACTCAGACCACGGATCACAACAGTAGCCTCCCACTGCTCCCTGCTTCAGCTCATGCCCTCCGACAGTTCTTTCTCTACAAACAGTCCCTTCTCAAGCGGCTGGGatgagcttttaaaaacataaatcatatTGTATCATCTCCATGCCTGGTTTAAACCCACCACTGGCTTCCTAATGCATGTGAATAAAACACATACTTCTTATCAAGGCCTCCAAGACTATAACCTGacttctgtttgcttctttacCCTTTTCTCAAGCCAtcccatccctcccttcctcccggTAGCCTTCCTGATGGTGCTTCGCTGCTCCCCTCCTCAGGCACTACTGTTATCTCAGCTGAAATACCCTTTTCCCAGATCTCAGGCTCCTTCTCACCTTCCAGGTCTCAGCTGAACTGTCATCTCCAGGAGGCCTCCCCTGACCATCTGCTCCACAGGGGCACACCCCCCCCAAACATGCATCACATTAGTTTCTGTTTATTCACAGCCCTGTCTGGAATTGTCTAATCAGTTTACTTGTTTCTGCTACATGCTCCCCAGCAGTGAGGCCCCAGCACTCAAAACAGCTCAGTCCAGAGCATTCACTTTAAATGCTTGATAGAATGAATGAAGGGATCAGGGCCTGGTCCCAGGCCTGCAGTCTGTAAGTTGGCCTGGCACCAAATTTTCTTCTCTCAAGGGTCTCTGCATGCATGGTGACAAGCCTGTCTTGGTGGGTTTTAGACATGAGACTCAGAGAGGACAGCAGTAGTAGAGGCAACAGAGAAAGAGTGGTAGAAGCTGTGCTGTGAGAATGGCGGTCATCATTGGCTGGGACTCCAGGACACAACAAAAGATGTCCCATTTCCCCATGAGGCCTGGCCATGTGGCCGCCAAGATGGCGTCCTGCAGTCTTCAATTCATTGTGCACCCATGTAATACATCTTCATCTTCTGACGTGGCCTGAGGGTTTCTGATGCCCTGAAGGAACCTAACACAGCCCTCTTATAGAATAAGCTAACAGAGGACAGGAACTGCACTCAACTCATCTGTGGGCTCCATGAGGACCAGAACCACAGTGTATCCAAGGTAGAAATTCAAATATTTCCTGACTCTAACTGAAATCCTTCTGAGGCATTTTCAAGCATATGCCCCAACCACCCCCTGCCCCTACACGTTAAGAGTGTTCAAACAAGATTAGTTCACTCATCTCAACAAATACATCAATCTTTTCCCCAAATATCAGTATGATGTGTATTGTATCCTTTGCCCACACACAGGACTCCGCTCTTATTCTTTTGTGTTGGGTTTTTTCCTTATTAACCCAGTAATGTTTCAACTTTGGTTTGGCAATCTCATGGGAAAAAGGGAGAGCCAAGCCTTCTGAAGGGCAGATGAATAGAGGTCAGTTCTTTCAATGGCAAACACAGTTGTGGTCTCAGGAGTGACCTGGGGCAGACTGGGTGAAAACAAAGATGTGGGTGCTGCAAGTTGGAATGACAAAGGCCAACAATGGTGGGTGTGGACGAGGGAGGACTGGAAACAGAAAGAACTTCAGATGTTATGAAAAAGCATTGGCCAATTGGATGTGGAAGGAGCAGAGGAGTTAGTGAAGATGCCAAGGTTCTCAGAAAAGGAAACCCAAGCAGTGATGACAGAAGCAAACATTCAGAGGCATTAGGGGCATAGAAAGAACTCTTCCAATTTAGACCTGTTCCCGAACACTGACGTTCCTGGGTCCAAGTGGGCTCCAGTGAGAGGTCAGAGCAGTAGGTGGAAAAAAGGGCCCCAACTATCCTAGTTTTCAGTGTTTGTGAAGCAATCTAGTGTTTAGTGTCTAACATTTCTTTAGGATACTCTTAAGTGTCTTCTCATTTAAGTAGCAAGTGCAGTGCGGGATACAACTGGCTTAAACAGACGTTTGATTAGCATAACTTCCACCTGGGAGACAGTTCATTCAGGATGGACACAGACTAATGTTTATCTCCTTAGAGGACAAAATAAAAGGGTTATTTGTCAAAACCACAAGCCAACAGGTGGCTCTGAGCTTCCTGACTGTGCGCTGAAGCCAGATGTTTGGAACACAGTGAGATGGGGAAGCCGCCTTCCTGGGGCTGGTTGTTCAAGGGTGGTGCAGGCTGTGGGGCAACAGAGGCCAAAGCAAATGGATGGGCAATCCTCTCCCAAGATTAAGTGAGAGGGAAACAACTGCCCCGGCCGTTCCTTCTGGGCCATACTGCCACAGTATGAGTTTAAGGCGAAAAATCCATGGGTGTTTTTCAGATTTTAACTTTGAGTCCAATCCCCAAAGAATCCTAGCCCCCTAAAAAAATTGCAAGACAACTCCAATGAAACCTATGGAAATGACTTGTGGAATACCTACCAATGAATTCATAGTTCTTCTCATAAAACGAAAGCCAATTTTGAAGTGTCAGCATCTCAGAAGGAGACAGGTCAGATACATCATCCACAAGGCCTGCTGCAGAGTAGTCCCCGGTCACAAAGGCTCTGGAGGCGTCTCTGCCTGAGGAGAGATGTTTCCTGTAAGTTAACTTGTAAATCACCAACGCTGTACAAACCAAAGAATCTACTTTCTGAGAAACATCTCCTGAAAACCCTCATTCCCCATCCCTGAAAGCAAAACCAACCCCTGTTCCTCTGTGATAGATGCTCCTGGATCTTGGACACACATGAGTATCGGGCACAAAGGAACTCAGTCAACAGTAGAGCACATTGCAAAAGAAAAATCTCCCCAGAAATGGAGGGTTTTTCGCTCACACTTGCATACAGCCATGACAGCTGTACAGGGTGTGCAAGGGAGTGCACCAAAAAGTGCCCTCACCCAGCAGGTAAATAAAACCCTTgattccagtcccagctctgcttctaTCTCACTGTGTAAGCCCCGGATAAGTCCCTTCCCCTGCTGGGCTGTTTGAGGGGCTCAGCAACACTAATGGAACTTAATTCCTCCCCTGTCAAAGCTTCTATTTCTGAAGTTCTCCCTAGAGACAGGGAAGTGACTAGAATTTAAGTACCAGAGGCAGCTTCCCAATTCCCCTGTGATAATGACAAGCAAAGAATGCCCATTTAATGCTGCTTCGTCACTGGCCTTAAGCTTGCTcatcatttgctttttcttttttaatctcggAGATGATCATTCGTCTGGGCTGGTAAGGTAAAAGTAACAGGCTGGTAGTCCGAGTTCAAGTCCTGTCAGTACTTGGTTCTGAGGGCTTTAGGGAAATCACATCCTCCAATCCCCTCAGTTGCAGAGTGGGGACAGAATAAACCTCATTTGGTAAATGTTCTCTGAGGCCTAACATATGCACAGCTTTGTTCTAAGTATGGAAGGACTGTAAAGGTGGCCAGACTCCCTGCATTCTAACCTGATAAACTTTAAAAGAAGGCAGACAAATGCATTTGTACTAGAAGCATCTAGTCGAGATCTGTACTCAAACCAAATGTACTATTTTTAGGGGAAACTTGGGGTAGCGGTAAAGAAAGGTCACTTTGGGTCGGGACACATTGAAGAAATGATACGAATCAGCAGGGGAACTTTTGAGGTCAGGGGCAGGGCCTCTCTCAACTCTGTGTCCTGAGGGCCACGGTGTGGCACAAGGCAGGTACTGGGGGTTCTGCTGGAGGGTAAAGAGAAACCAACAGGAGGCTAGAGATGTATTTCTCCAACCTAAGTCAACGAAGAGCGGTGGGGAAAAGAGGCCACCGCCCAACCCCAAAAAGGGAGGGTAGAGGCCAGTAACAGTTGCCCATAGTCCTGCTGGAGTCAAAACAGTCCAGAAGGATGATGCAGCTGAGCCTGGCCCCGACGCTGGTCTGACGAATGTGGGGGGTGGAAATGCAGACGAATAAACGAATGAATgagtaactgaatgaatgaaacgCAGGCGGCTACTAGCCCCCGTTGGAGGAGGAAAAGGCGTCAGCCGCCTCGCTAATACCTGCGAAGCCGCTATAGTGGGCTCCAGGCCCGTAGTGCTTCCGGCCAGAGGACACATCGTAGATGCGGCCGAGCAAAGCCAAGTAGAGGCCCGGGTCCCCAGGGCGGCCGCGGTAGCGGGCCAGCTCCTCGGGTATGAAAAGGCGAAAGTCAGCGCGGGGACTCCACCAGCCCATCAACCGTGTGGCCATCACCGCTACCGCTACCGCTGCCGCCGCCAGGCCCAGCCAGAGCCCACGGCCGCCGAGCATCGGCATTTAGACAGCCGCACCTCCTCCGTTTCCCCGAAGTTGCGGCCTCTCTGTCCACTACTAAGATGGCGGAGAACCGGCCGCGACGTCACCAGCGCGACGCGCGCTCTCCCCTGTCCGCCTGTCACTGAGAGGGCAAAGAAGGACTGAAAGGGAAAAGTCTGGCGAAAAGTTCATCCGCCGGCTCCAACTCTTTCGTACTTGTCCAGCATAGCTAGTGAACGAGGAGGGACACAGAGAAAGTAAGCAGCGAAGGGCCCTGTTGGCCGGCAGGTTGTCCGCCCCCAACAAAGATGGTGGCATAGGAGGCTGCGGGATGACGTAGACGTTGTGACAGAAGCACCCTTTTGGAAATCCGGCTGTCCTCGGCTGGCTGTCTCACGACAGCTGGTGAAATCCGCTTGACGGCGCCTTTGCGACAGCAGTCCTCGCTTGTCGGCGTGGAAGCCGGAAGCCGCAGCCGCCGCCGTCGTCCCCTCCCCGTCCCCGCCCGCCGGGTGCCGTCGGAGGTTGACAGGTCGTggcgggga
This is a stretch of genomic DNA from Camelus bactrianus isolate YW-2024 breed Bactrian camel chromosome 16, ASM4877302v1, whole genome shotgun sequence. It encodes these proteins:
- the CYB5D2 gene encoding neuferricin isoform X2, producing MPMLGGRGLWLGLAAAAVAVAVMATRLMGWWSPRADFRLFIPEELARYRGRPGDPGLYLALLGRIYDVSSGRKHYGPGAHYSGFAGRDASRAFVTGDYSAAGLVDDVSDLSPSEMLTLQNWLSFYEKNYEFIGRVIGRFYGEDGLPTPELTQVDAMITKGLEANKQELKEKQKFPPCNVEWSSARGSRFWCSQQSGGVIRDWIGVPRKLFKPGAKEPHCVCVRTTGPPSDRTPDNPTHRNRGDLDHPNLGEYTGCPPLAITCSFPL